The Gloeocapsa sp. PCC 73106 genome contains the following window.
CTCAATTATGATTTAGATGCTCGTATTCAAGAGAGAACTAAAGAATTAGAACAGAGTAAATACTTTGTGGAAAAAGTTATTAATTTAATTCCCAATATAGTCTACATTTACGATCTCATTGAAAGCCGAATTATTTATTGTAATAACTATTTTACTGAGATCTTAGGTTATACCAGCAATAGATTGGCGATCGAAGGGGTAAAGTTTATGACAAATATCTGTCATCCCGATGATTTAGAGATCTTTGATTATCAAATAGTTAAACCAGATACTCTCAAACTTGAATATCGTCTTCAAGATATTAAAGGAGAATGGCATTGGTTAGAAAATAAAAACTATATCTTTACTAAAGATGACCTTGATAAACCCAGGGAAATAATTAGTATAGCTTCAGAAATAACAGAAATTAAAAAATCAGAATCGCTTCTATTAGAATTAAACCAGAGATTACAAAAACAAATAAGTGAGTTACAAATACGTAATCAAGAAATGACCCAACTGGGAAAGATTAATGATTTTTTGCAAGCTTGTAATAATCTGGAAGAAGTTAGATTAATTTTAGGGGATTTACTAAAACCCTTATTTCCTGGTTATAATGGTGCTGTTTTCATGCTAAATCAACAGAATCAGAAAATGGAAATACTAGTCAATTGGGGAAAATACTCAACTACGTCATCAAGTTTTCCTACAGAAGAATGTTGGGCTTTACGCAGAGGACAAGTTTATCAAGCCAATCATTTTTATCCCAGTTTATACTGCTCTCATTATCAAAAAAATCCAGAATTATACGAAACCATCTGCTTACCGATGATCGCCCAAGGACAAATCATTGGACTATTATCTTTGAGTGCATTTAAAGACCACTTTTTAACAGCACAAGAAATAAATTTAGCCGAAACTACAGCAACACAAATCGCTCTGATCATCGCCAATTTAAGACTCCAAGAAAATCTAGAATACCAGAGTACACGAGATGGTTTAACTGGTTTATATAATC
Protein-coding sequences here:
- a CDS encoding diguanylate cyclase, with protein sequence MSNPYIPHGHCYLWQTNLVFLHLLSDLVIAIAYYSIPVFLFYFTQQRKDIPFKGIFVLFSVFILSCGTSHLFGIWTLWHPNYWIAGVIKAFTALVSIYTVFEMIPILPQALDLPSPSELEKLNQELIIQVAEKEAVQQEIIKLNYDLDARIQERTKELEQSKYFVEKVINLIPNIVYIYDLIESRIIYCNNYFTEILGYTSNRLAIEGVKFMTNICHPDDLEIFDYQIVKPDTLKLEYRLQDIKGEWHWLENKNYIFTKDDLDKPREIISIASEITEIKKSESLLLELNQRLQKQISELQIRNQEMTQLGKINDFLQACNNLEEVRLILGDLLKPLFPGYNGAVFMLNQQNQKMEILVNWGKYSTTSSSFPTEECWALRRGQVYQANHFYPSLYCSHYQKNPELYETICLPMIAQGQIIGLLSLSAFKDHFLTAQEINLAETTATQIALIIANLRLQENLEYQSTRDGLTGLYNRRYLERIFPQYIIQAAESEQKLGLMILDIDYFKRINDVYGHQAGDLVIQKIAIYLKTNLRSEDIICRYGGEEIIAIIPNISLQYLVFKAKQLKTGVSQLKLKYQQETLPMITASFGVAIFPFHGTDSNTLINLADKALYLAKAKGRNRVICAKPNK